The Vibrio gallaecicus genome contains a region encoding:
- the yfbV gene encoding terminus macrodomain insulation protein YfbV — MSNRVGLASSLKDGQKYMDLWPVRKELNAIFPEQRIIKATRFGVKVMPAIAAISVLTQMVFNNYQAMPQAVVMALFAISLPLQGMWWLGNRSNTKLPPALVSWYRELHEKISETGFALEPMKPRPRYKELAIILNRAFRQLDKSSMERWF; from the coding sequence AGTATATGGATCTCTGGCCTGTTCGAAAAGAGTTAAACGCTATCTTCCCTGAGCAGCGCATCATTAAAGCTACACGTTTTGGTGTAAAAGTGATGCCTGCGATAGCTGCTATTAGTGTTCTTACACAAATGGTCTTCAATAATTACCAAGCGATGCCGCAAGCTGTAGTCATGGCGTTGTTTGCTATCAGTTTGCCACTTCAAGGCATGTGGTGGTTAGGTAACCGCTCGAATACTAAACTCCCACCAGCTTTGGTTTCGTGGTATCGAGAACTGCATGAGAAGATCAGTGAAACAGGTTTTGCACTGGAACCAATGAAACCACGTCCACGTTATAAAGAGTTGGCGATTATTCTGAACAGAGCATTTCGTCAATTAGATAAATCTTCAATGGAACGTTGGTTCTAA